A genomic segment from Candidatus Babeliales bacterium encodes:
- the dnaX gene encoding DNA polymerase III subunit gamma/tau, with protein sequence MTTAHLNLARKWRSKNFDQIVGQDLSVKMLKNSLYLGSYFPVYLFSGQRGCGKTSLARIFACALNCSRLSDFQKEPTKRAIPCLSCDSCMAMMASSHPDFFEIDAASHTGVDTIRTIIDASNLLPLLGTKKIYLIDEAHMLSKASFNALLKILEEPPCAVLFILATTDPEKIIETVRSRCFQLFFKPIDGLLLVNHLAAICEQERIAFDHSGLQLIIDETEGSARDAINLLEQVRFAAGVVNKSAVLMVLGHVGDEQMVALLDIVLHKSPKELLSFLKEVNMASYSIEFVWKKFFALIRAALWLKHGVAPDEYKNQFSAIQQIIGRCSLQRLHQVLELLCANELVFGKTTAKYALFEIILLQLCQKNSLVDDTSGSLSGTPTVALQTVHEPVSDIAQDEHAPDEDDSQREEDYASKWDECIVRMQTLSDPLLLSIFQQGVCIAFDYQTSQLTVAFPKDFVFFKDKLDEGAHLWQPLVAAAFNGAVTIQTLFILEGKSGGTRQINQGAALATDTNVNKTPSIGARVNNFVNNKSPVSNVKHGQASFDISDAAVWKKTTMLLNHFPGMVTEIRG encoded by the coding sequence ATGACTACAGCACATCTTAATCTTGCACGTAAATGGCGGTCAAAAAATTTTGATCAGATCGTTGGGCAAGATCTATCGGTTAAAATGCTTAAAAACAGTTTATATTTAGGAAGTTATTTCCCGGTATATCTGTTTTCTGGTCAGCGAGGATGTGGTAAAACGAGTTTAGCACGAATTTTTGCTTGCGCGCTCAATTGTAGTCGGTTGTCAGATTTTCAAAAAGAGCCGACTAAACGAGCGATTCCTTGTTTGTCATGTGATTCTTGTATGGCGATGATGGCGAGCTCCCATCCAGATTTTTTTGAGATTGATGCTGCGTCTCATACTGGCGTCGATACGATTCGTACAATAATTGATGCATCGAATTTGTTGCCATTACTGGGTACAAAGAAAATCTATTTGATTGATGAAGCTCATATGTTGAGTAAGGCATCATTTAATGCACTATTAAAAATTTTAGAAGAACCACCATGCGCGGTTCTATTTATTTTAGCAACGACTGATCCAGAAAAAATTATTGAAACGGTGCGGTCACGGTGCTTTCAGCTTTTTTTCAAGCCGATAGACGGGTTGTTATTGGTGAATCATTTGGCAGCAATTTGTGAGCAAGAGCGTATTGCATTTGATCATTCGGGATTGCAGTTGATTATAGATGAGACGGAAGGCTCGGCCCGCGATGCTATAAATTTGCTTGAGCAAGTGCGATTTGCAGCAGGAGTAGTGAATAAGAGTGCTGTTTTGATGGTATTGGGTCATGTCGGTGATGAACAAATGGTTGCATTGCTTGATATTGTGCTCCATAAATCCCCTAAAGAATTACTTTCGTTTTTAAAAGAGGTCAATATGGCCTCTTATTCTATTGAGTTTGTGTGGAAAAAGTTTTTTGCATTAATTCGAGCGGCGCTATGGCTTAAGCATGGGGTTGCTCCAGATGAATATAAAAATCAATTTTCAGCGATTCAGCAGATTATAGGGCGTTGTTCTTTGCAGCGCTTGCATCAGGTTCTTGAGCTGTTGTGTGCGAACGAATTAGTATTTGGTAAAACAACGGCAAAGTATGCTTTATTTGAGATTATTTTATTGCAGTTGTGTCAAAAGAATAGTCTGGTAGATGATACAAGTGGTTCATTATCAGGTACACCTACGGTTGCTTTGCAGACGGTGCATGAGCCAGTCTCTGATATCGCTCAAGATGAGCATGCGCCTGATGAAGATGATAGTCAGCGAGAAGAGGATTATGCATCAAAGTGGGATGAGTGTATTGTGCGTATGCAGACGCTTTCTGATCCGTTATTGCTTTCTATCTTTCAGCAAGGGGTTTGTATTGCGTTTGATTATCAAACGTCACAACTTACTGTTGCGTTTCCTAAAGATTTTGTTTTTTTTAAAGATAAATTGGATGAAGGGGCTCACTTGTGGCAACCGCTTGTGGCGGCAGCGTTTAATGGTGCAGTAACGATTCAGACATTATTTATCCTTGAAGGAAAATCTGGAGGTACTCGTCAGATTAATCAAGGGGCGGCTCTGGCAACTGATACAAATGTAAACAAAACACCATCAATAGGTGCACGAGTAAATAATTTCGTAAATAATAAGTCTCCAGTAAGTAATGTAAAACATGGTCAAGCTTCTTTTGATATATCGGATGCAGCTGTGTGGAAAAAAACTACTATGCTTTTGAATCATTTTCCAGGCATGGTAACAGAAATAAGAGGTTAA
- a CDS encoding Npt1/Npt2 family nucleotide transporter — MDLRLNSGSHVNNQAHEDEKYERLKMVFLTASFFCIIGSYSVIKELKSSIFAYMVGGDYIPFAKPFSMFALVPAIFIYSKLVDSLRRYWLLCLYSGFFAVMGLIFAYLLDHPQMGIVNTDSSPYRFFAWILYFWVEAYSPFVVSVFWSYANSVTSPEGAKKNYAWMVAGSKLGGVVMAGLSMLLLNLRNDAGKQFYSDVANHQLLLVASSVLLMMVPILITIMMRRVPSRYLHGYEAAYKVETKSSNQKKDHTGVLVGIKMLLRYPYVMGIFAMAFFYDVCATVLSWLSVAVAQRNSDTMSATLSKLLWIVFCTQLIGFLIAMIGTSALFRILGTRRCLLLIPISAGIAFLYFIFNFDSPQALTITFVALRSINYAFSWPLRESLYIPTVKDIKFKSKSWIDAFGAKAAKTSGSMFNILSAWFGSGVLVFSSFFSVIIGLWFVAAWLLGRKFDKAIKNNEVIGSDYEQ; from the coding sequence ATGGATTTAAGGCTTAATTCGGGATCTCATGTTAATAATCAAGCTCATGAGGATGAGAAATATGAGCGATTGAAGATGGTGTTTCTAACGGCATCTTTTTTTTGTATTATCGGTTCTTATTCTGTTATCAAAGAGTTAAAAAGCTCTATTTTTGCATACATGGTAGGTGGAGACTATATTCCTTTTGCGAAACCATTTTCTATGTTTGCTCTTGTTCCAGCCATATTTATTTACTCTAAACTTGTTGACTCATTGCGCCGTTATTGGCTGCTTTGTTTATATAGTGGGTTCTTTGCCGTTATGGGACTTATATTTGCCTATTTGCTTGATCATCCGCAGATGGGTATTGTTAATACCGATTCAAGTCCATACCGCTTTTTTGCATGGATTTTATATTTCTGGGTCGAAGCGTATTCTCCGTTTGTAGTCAGTGTTTTTTGGTCATATGCCAATTCCGTGACGAGTCCAGAGGGTGCCAAGAAAAATTATGCCTGGATGGTGGCAGGTTCAAAATTGGGTGGTGTTGTGATGGCTGGGTTATCAATGTTGTTGCTTAATTTGCGCAATGACGCGGGTAAGCAGTTCTATTCTGATGTTGCCAATCACCAGCTATTGTTGGTGGCATCTTCTGTCTTGCTCATGATGGTACCGATTTTAATTACGATTATGATGAGAAGGGTACCGAGTCGGTATTTGCATGGGTACGAAGCAGCGTATAAAGTTGAAACGAAAAGTAGTAATCAGAAAAAAGATCATACTGGAGTATTGGTAGGTATAAAAATGTTATTGCGATATCCCTATGTGATGGGTATTTTTGCAATGGCATTTTTTTATGATGTGTGTGCGACAGTGTTGAGTTGGTTATCGGTTGCAGTAGCGCAAAGAAACTCTGATACTATGTCGGCAACATTATCGAAGCTCTTATGGATTGTGTTTTGTACACAACTTATTGGATTTTTGATAGCGATGATTGGAACAAGCGCATTATTTAGAATTTTGGGAACACGTCGTTGTTTATTGTTGATACCAATATCTGCCGGTATAGCGTTCCTTTATTTCATATTTAACTTTGATTCTCCTCAGGCGCTGACGATTACTTTTGTAGCGTTGCGATCTATTAACTATGCATTTAGCTGGCCATTGAGAGAAAGTTTGTATATCCCCACGGTTAAGGATATTAAATTCAAATCAAAATCGTGGATTGATGCTTTTGGTGCTAAAGCTGCTAAAACGAGCGGATCCATGTTTAACATATTGTCAGCGTGGTTTGGGTCAGGCGTGCTGGTCTTTTCTTCCTTCTTCTCTGTAATTATTGGACTTTGGTTTGTGGCGGCGTGGCTGCTTGGCCGTAAGTTTGATAAGGCAATAAAGAATAATGAAGTTATTGGATCTGATTACGAACAGTAG
- the lon gene encoding endopeptidase La produces the protein METKKIRKSTKKIMTDTIEELDITSATATTLDHDFLALLPLKNVVILPKSIIPIIVGRQRSINAVEYALKHNKNIFITAQKDSHVESPEGDDVFTLGTRSIVLQVMRMPNGSLKILAEGICRSQAININNEDDFIGTVCQDVPTTNTAHTTEIEALWRQLKSLYTSYTEFNDKAPADLTLGNKTPKDLDFLTDTIAVHIANLSLENRQSILESADLKERMTKLCTFLSNEIEILQTEQRIRGRMQSQIEKNQREYYLNEQMKAIHKELGRDDQSIELGQLKASAKKLGLPQEALQKVDKELKRLEQMPPLSSEAVVSRHYIDWILSLPWNKVRKDTISLERAEKILNEKHAGLTKAKERIIEFLAAKKFSKNLERSPIICLVGPPGVGKTSLAQSIANSLGRDFMRISLGGVKDESEIRGHRRTYIGALPGKIIQAMKKTNYLNPVILLDEIDKISRDLHGDPASALLEVLDPEQNKTFADHFLDLEYDLSKVMFIATANMTDGIPYPLYDRMEIIQLSGYTDEEKSSIATKFLIPKSLKEHDLTTRQCKIPQESVALIISEYTKEAGVRQLERIITKLMRKTIQLILNKNVASVTVDKVKIKEWLGNPPFKKTSLSNATEQIGLATGLAWTELGGDVLEIETTVIPGKGNVTLTGQLGEVMQESAQAAQSYIRTRAKELGLKHTFHQTKDIHIHLPEGATPKDGPSAGITICAALISALTQTPLLQKLAMTGEITLRGRVLSVGGLREKLLAAKQHGFTKVIVPHENFDDIQEILKETDLSALNIVYVKTMDEVIEAAFEKPPFCAPTKKPAKKKSTAKTKTA, from the coding sequence ATGGAAACAAAAAAAATAAGAAAATCTACTAAAAAGATAATGACCGATACTATTGAAGAGCTGGATATAACCTCTGCGACGGCTACGACTCTTGATCATGACTTTTTAGCCCTTTTACCATTAAAAAACGTTGTTATCCTTCCTAAAAGCATTATCCCTATTATTGTTGGACGTCAGCGCTCTATTAATGCCGTAGAATATGCATTAAAACATAATAAGAATATTTTTATCACCGCACAAAAAGATTCCCACGTTGAATCTCCAGAGGGTGATGACGTTTTCACGCTCGGCACCCGTTCTATTGTTTTGCAAGTTATGCGTATGCCTAATGGATCATTAAAAATATTGGCTGAAGGCATTTGCCGCTCACAAGCAATCAATATCAATAACGAAGATGATTTTATCGGCACTGTATGCCAAGATGTACCCACTACCAATACTGCCCACACTACTGAAATTGAAGCATTATGGCGCCAACTAAAATCTCTGTATACCTCATACACAGAATTCAATGACAAAGCACCTGCCGATCTTACCTTGGGTAATAAAACACCAAAAGATCTTGATTTCCTAACCGATACCATTGCAGTACATATTGCAAATCTATCATTAGAAAATCGACAATCTATTTTAGAATCTGCCGATCTTAAAGAACGCATGACCAAACTGTGTACGTTCTTAAGCAATGAGATTGAAATCCTACAGACTGAACAAAGAATTCGTGGCAGAATGCAATCTCAAATAGAGAAAAACCAGCGCGAATACTATTTAAACGAACAGATGAAAGCTATTCACAAAGAGCTGGGACGAGATGATCAGTCAATCGAACTAGGTCAACTGAAAGCATCGGCAAAAAAACTAGGACTCCCTCAAGAGGCATTACAAAAGGTTGATAAGGAACTAAAACGGCTTGAGCAAATGCCGCCACTATCATCTGAAGCAGTGGTCAGCCGCCATTACATCGATTGGATCCTTTCATTACCATGGAACAAGGTTCGTAAAGATACGATCAGTTTAGAGCGTGCTGAAAAAATTCTTAACGAAAAGCATGCCGGACTTACAAAAGCAAAAGAACGCATCATTGAATTTTTGGCAGCAAAAAAATTCTCAAAAAATTTAGAACGTTCGCCAATAATCTGTTTGGTTGGTCCTCCAGGAGTAGGAAAAACATCACTTGCGCAATCAATAGCTAACAGCTTAGGTAGAGATTTTATGCGCATATCTCTTGGTGGCGTTAAAGATGAGTCTGAGATACGTGGACATCGACGAACGTATATTGGTGCGTTACCCGGCAAAATTATTCAAGCAATGAAAAAAACCAACTACCTCAACCCGGTTATACTCCTGGATGAGATAGATAAAATCTCTCGTGATTTACATGGAGATCCTGCATCAGCACTTCTTGAAGTCCTTGATCCGGAACAAAATAAAACATTCGCAGATCACTTTTTAGATCTAGAATATGATTTATCAAAAGTAATGTTCATAGCAACCGCTAACATGACTGATGGTATCCCTTACCCGCTCTACGACCGAATGGAAATCATTCAACTCTCTGGATACACTGACGAAGAGAAAAGCTCTATCGCAACAAAATTTTTAATTCCAAAAAGCCTCAAAGAGCATGATCTTACTACCCGTCAATGCAAAATACCTCAAGAAAGCGTAGCGCTTATTATCTCTGAATACACAAAAGAAGCTGGCGTACGACAACTTGAACGTATTATTACTAAGCTCATGCGTAAAACAATTCAGCTGATTCTGAATAAAAACGTAGCATCGGTTACCGTTGATAAAGTAAAAATCAAAGAATGGCTGGGAAATCCACCGTTCAAAAAAACAAGCTTAAGCAATGCAACTGAACAAATTGGTCTTGCGACAGGACTTGCATGGACAGAATTAGGTGGTGACGTACTGGAAATTGAAACTACCGTGATCCCAGGAAAAGGAAATGTAACCTTAACGGGTCAACTTGGTGAAGTGATGCAAGAATCTGCACAAGCAGCACAAAGCTATATCAGAACACGAGCAAAAGAACTTGGCCTGAAGCATACCTTTCACCAGACGAAGGATATTCATATCCATTTGCCTGAAGGAGCTACTCCAAAAGATGGACCATCTGCTGGTATCACTATTTGTGCCGCATTGATCTCCGCTCTAACCCAAACACCATTGCTACAAAAACTAGCTATGACTGGTGAGATAACACTCCGTGGACGCGTGCTTTCTGTTGGTGGATTGCGAGAAAAACTGCTTGCGGCAAAACAACATGGCTTTACCAAAGTGATTGTGCCTCATGAAAACTTTGATGATATTCAAGAAATTTTAAAAGAAACCGATTTAAGCGCGCTCAATATCGTATATGTAAAAACGATGGATGAAGTTATTGAGGCGGCTTTTGAAAAACCACCATTTTGCGCTCCTACAAAAAAACCTGCTAAAAAGAAAAGTACCGCAAAAACAAAAACCGCATAA
- the rpsB gene encoding 30S ribosomal protein S2: MIDFKKLVQEGVHFGHQKNRWCPKMAPYIWGTKNNIHLIDVSKTAVQLEKAANFLQGLAAEGKSILWVGTKKSARDIVTTAGNGLNMPFVYHRWIGGTLSNNSQVKKSVTKLLHFEDIVSKTERAQHYTKKEYNVFQKMVERLEKNVGGIKNLSWPLGAVVLVDVRKERAALKEAATMGIPVVALVDTNSDPSGVDFVIPANDDSPRSINVIIEYLSAAVSKGIEAGKERVAKEKEERYAAKKDGEAVKKASPAKVEVAKDVKAADKETAVVADMPE; encoded by the coding sequence ATGATAGATTTTAAGAAATTGGTTCAAGAAGGTGTTCATTTTGGACATCAAAAAAATCGTTGGTGCCCGAAAATGGCTCCATACATCTGGGGAACCAAAAATAATATTCATTTGATCGATGTGTCAAAAACAGCGGTGCAATTAGAAAAAGCGGCAAACTTTTTACAAGGTCTTGCAGCAGAAGGAAAATCGATCCTTTGGGTTGGTACTAAAAAATCTGCTCGTGACATCGTGACTACAGCTGGTAATGGTTTGAATATGCCTTTTGTATATCACCGATGGATTGGTGGTACATTAAGTAACAATTCACAGGTAAAAAAATCAGTAACAAAATTACTTCATTTCGAAGATATCGTTTCTAAAACAGAACGCGCACAGCATTATACCAAAAAAGAGTACAACGTATTCCAAAAGATGGTTGAGCGTTTAGAAAAAAATGTTGGCGGTATCAAAAATCTTTCTTGGCCGTTGGGCGCAGTTGTATTGGTTGACGTTCGTAAAGAGCGTGCAGCATTAAAAGAAGCGGCAACTATGGGGATACCAGTTGTTGCGCTTGTTGATACTAACAGTGATCCAAGTGGCGTTGATTTTGTTATCCCTGCAAATGATGATTCTCCACGATCAATCAATGTGATCATAGAGTATTTGTCAGCTGCAGTGAGCAAAGGAATTGAAGCTGGTAAAGAAAGAGTTGCGAAAGAGAAAGAAGAACGTTACGCTGCTAAAAAAGATGGTGAAGCGGTAAAAAAAGCGTCACCGGCAAAGGTTGAAGTGGCTAAGGACGTTAAGGCAGCGGATAAAGAGACGGCGGTTGTTGCAGATATGCCAGAGTAA
- the recJ gene encoding single-stranded-DNA-specific exonuclease RecJ has protein sequence MSTYLQGNKYLWRLPAYDPKMVCEIAALYNLSMPIAQTLINRGFADKKSIDAFLFSSFEKDVPHPRHIKDAEKSVDRILYAIAAGEKILIAGDYDVDGITSSAMMLLCLLPLGANINFFLPNRVKDGYGLSVKTVERAAASNYKVIITVDNGITAFDPAIRARELGVDLIITDHHRPHDHLPDAFAIVNPNQKECAYPFKVLAGVGVTFKLLSLLYETKKMELPPKVYELLMLGTIADVVPLIGENRYWVRHGLTYINKYESPSFAVLKKNGKVTKERLSSTDIGFSIAPQINALGRLQDARQGVRFLIDSNLQEVEQVGAVLLELNEARKEIERSIYAQVDQEIIKKNINLEHENVILAAHDAWPPGVIGLVASRLMSAYGRPTILFHLTKQGIAKGSCRSIPEFNMFDALTSCSDLLMQFGGHSMAAGLSVSRDNLPALKSRLEALVAQQLKPEDLKLKLSLDADVSLGDLTKKFISDMAHLEPFGNENKEPNFYIKNVVQLQKPTLLKDAHVKCKVFADGVIKPVIFFNRPELFELLLKQDDEPFAIAGQVVENHWNDSVNIELRGIDIAGLKG, from the coding sequence ATGTCAACATATTTGCAAGGTAATAAATATTTGTGGCGGTTGCCCGCATATGATCCAAAAATGGTGTGTGAGATAGCTGCGCTGTATAACCTTTCTATGCCCATTGCGCAAACGCTTATTAATCGCGGATTTGCGGATAAAAAGAGCATAGATGCTTTTTTATTTAGTTCTTTTGAAAAAGATGTGCCGCATCCACGCCATATCAAAGATGCAGAAAAATCAGTTGATCGTATTTTGTATGCAATTGCGGCCGGGGAAAAAATTCTTATAGCCGGCGACTATGACGTTGATGGTATTACGTCATCAGCGATGATGCTTTTATGTCTGTTGCCGTTGGGTGCAAACATAAACTTTTTTCTACCGAATCGGGTAAAAGATGGCTATGGACTTTCGGTAAAAACGGTAGAACGAGCTGCTGCAAGTAATTATAAAGTGATTATTACCGTTGATAACGGAATTACCGCATTTGATCCTGCTATACGAGCTCGAGAGTTAGGGGTTGATCTGATTATTACGGATCACCACCGCCCTCATGATCATTTACCAGATGCGTTTGCTATTGTGAACCCCAATCAAAAAGAGTGTGCATATCCGTTTAAAGTTCTTGCTGGTGTCGGGGTCACCTTTAAACTGTTATCATTGTTGTATGAAACAAAAAAAATGGAGTTGCCTCCAAAGGTATATGAATTATTAATGCTGGGTACCATTGCTGACGTGGTGCCATTAATTGGTGAAAATCGTTATTGGGTACGGCATGGACTTACGTATATCAATAAATATGAATCGCCTTCTTTTGCGGTACTTAAAAAAAATGGCAAAGTAACTAAAGAGCGACTTTCTTCAACCGATATTGGTTTTTCAATCGCACCACAAATTAATGCGTTAGGGCGTTTGCAGGATGCACGTCAGGGTGTTCGATTCTTGATTGATTCTAATTTGCAAGAAGTAGAGCAGGTTGGGGCGGTATTATTAGAATTAAACGAAGCCCGTAAAGAAATAGAGCGTTCTATTTATGCGCAGGTTGATCAAGAAATCATTAAAAAAAATATTAATTTAGAACATGAGAATGTCATTTTAGCAGCGCATGATGCGTGGCCTCCCGGGGTAATTGGATTAGTTGCATCTCGGTTGATGAGTGCGTATGGACGGCCAACAATATTGTTTCATTTGACCAAGCAGGGGATTGCAAAAGGATCGTGTCGATCAATTCCAGAGTTTAACATGTTTGATGCACTTACCAGTTGCAGCGATTTGTTGATGCAATTTGGAGGGCATTCAATGGCGGCAGGCTTGAGCGTTTCGCGGGACAATTTGCCTGCACTGAAATCTCGGCTGGAAGCACTGGTTGCACAACAATTAAAGCCGGAAGACTTAAAGTTAAAGTTGAGCTTGGATGCAGACGTGTCGCTTGGTGATCTGACGAAAAAATTTATTTCGGATATGGCTCATCTTGAACCATTTGGTAATGAAAATAAAGAACCAAATTTTTATATTAAAAATGTTGTGCAACTGCAAAAGCCGACACTCTTAAAAGATGCGCATGTGAAATGTAAGGTGTTTGCAGATGGCGTGATCAAACCGGTAATATTTTTTAATCGACCGGAACTGTTTGAGCTATTATTAAAGCAAGATGATGAGCCTTTTGCGATTGCAGGGCAGGTGGTTGAAAATCATTGGAACGATTCGGTGAATATTGAGCTGCGCGGTATTGATATTGCGGGTTTAAAAGGGTAG
- the der gene encoding ribosome biogenesis GTPase Der, whose protein sequence is MKKNPVVVIVGRTNVGKSTLFNRLSSRVKAIAFDQPGVTRDFIKDEVSWQGAVFTLIDTAGLTLRKTDDQFAKELQKRGVALIADADLVLFVCDGVIGLLPEDREIARHLHKAGKRVVVVINKMDTKEAAQHTHEFERLGFEKTVSVSAQHSTGLADILEIIVSMLPKGTVEHNDIRIPKVAIIGKPNVGKSSLLNLILQTDRALVADYPGTTREPISERISFYKEDMQITDTPGIRRKRMVDEPLETMMVKRAFGAIDDADIILLMLDASENRISDQELKLAFYAFENDKALIVLFNKNDLVDELGQQDMDFSLSEYKFFFKNIPSLAISCKEGKNIGKIVPLVNKVWERYNQQFSNEDLTVLCKEALVRKPLYCNSNMLLVRAVKQVKTAPLTFLLIVNNPIWFGPSQLAFFSNILRREYDLNGVPIRFLVRQRG, encoded by the coding sequence ATGAAGAAGAATCCTGTTGTTGTTATTGTTGGGCGTACTAATGTTGGAAAATCGACATTATTCAATCGTTTATCGTCTCGCGTAAAAGCGATTGCGTTTGATCAGCCTGGGGTAACGCGAGATTTTATAAAAGATGAAGTTTCTTGGCAAGGTGCAGTTTTTACGTTGATAGATACTGCAGGATTGACATTAAGAAAAACGGATGATCAATTCGCAAAAGAGTTGCAAAAGCGAGGCGTTGCGTTAATTGCAGATGCGGATCTGGTATTGTTTGTATGCGATGGTGTTATTGGATTATTGCCCGAAGATCGAGAAATTGCACGGCATCTTCATAAGGCTGGCAAACGAGTGGTCGTTGTAATTAATAAAATGGACACTAAAGAAGCGGCTCAGCATACGCATGAATTTGAACGATTAGGATTTGAAAAAACAGTCTCAGTTTCAGCACAGCATAGTACAGGCCTTGCAGATATCTTGGAAATTATTGTTTCTATGTTGCCAAAAGGTACTGTTGAACACAATGATATACGCATTCCAAAAGTTGCGATTATTGGTAAGCCGAACGTGGGAAAATCATCGTTGCTTAATCTTATATTGCAAACCGATCGGGCGCTTGTTGCGGATTATCCAGGAACTACGCGCGAACCAATCAGCGAGCGGATTTCGTTTTATAAAGAAGATATGCAGATTACTGATACACCAGGTATTCGTAGAAAACGTATGGTTGATGAACCACTCGAGACTATGATGGTTAAGCGTGCGTTTGGTGCAATTGACGACGCGGATATTATTTTATTGATGTTAGATGCATCAGAAAATCGTATTTCAGATCAAGAGTTGAAACTTGCCTTTTATGCATTTGAAAATGATAAAGCATTGATTGTTTTATTTAATAAAAATGATTTAGTGGATGAGCTGGGCCAGCAGGATATGGACTTTAGTTTAAGTGAGTATAAATTCTTTTTCAAAAATATTCCTTCATTGGCCATTTCATGCAAAGAAGGGAAAAACATTGGAAAGATTGTTCCTCTCGTTAACAAAGTATGGGAACGATATAATCAACAATTTTCTAATGAAGATCTTACTGTGTTATGTAAAGAAGCGCTGGTAAGAAAGCCATTGTATTGTAATTCTAATATGTTATTAGTGCGTGCAGTAAAACAGGTTAAGACAGCTCCACTTACTTTCCTATTAATTGTTAATAATCCGATTTGGTTTGGGCCGAGTCAATTAGCATTTTTTTCTAACATTTTACGTCGTGAATATGATTTAAACGGTGTTCCTATTCGCTTT
- a CDS encoding Npt1/Npt2 family nucleotide transporter, translating to MLGRIATGLWGTFDTLDEFKKFIKLAVIFFFIIGVYWTLRPIKDSVFGSIVGGQFLPWAKMLSIVLIAPLVVFYSKLIEIYAREKLFYGILIFYAAITALFAFLFTHPVIEHAFMHKEFVVAGPLCLVGWLWYVFVESFGSFVIAIFWVIVTDITMPESAKRGFPIIALFGQMGNIVGPFFLNTRMLGLATSAPIVGFCSLLMLCTLLLLKYFMSSTPKSLLRGYHENRADVAQNKDAGFFEGLRLLCTKQYLLGIFFIVGFYELIITVIDNHFKQTVCETFASEGMRSAYLSSYAYSVGIVATICILFGINNIQRKLGMQISLVLLPVLLGAAILCTALYPSSLTVAFYVMVLTKAINYALNQPALKQLYIPTTKDVRYQAQGWIDMFGSRCAKGIASIFNILRGGRLLGVESFLMGVCVASFGCIVLWLRVAVFVSEKYDVAISKDEVVC from the coding sequence ATGTTGGGACGTATTGCGACTGGGTTATGGGGAACATTTGATACCCTGGACGAGTTTAAGAAGTTTATTAAGCTTGCCGTTATTTTTTTCTTTATTATTGGAGTCTATTGGACGCTCCGTCCAATTAAAGATAGTGTTTTTGGCTCAATCGTAGGCGGGCAGTTCCTGCCATGGGCGAAGATGTTATCCATTGTCTTAATAGCTCCGTTGGTTGTTTTCTATAGTAAGTTGATAGAAATATACGCACGAGAAAAGCTTTTTTATGGCATTTTGATATTTTACGCGGCTATAACCGCGTTGTTTGCGTTTTTATTTACGCACCCAGTCATTGAACATGCCTTTATGCATAAAGAGTTTGTAGTTGCTGGTCCATTGTGCCTGGTAGGATGGTTGTGGTATGTTTTTGTGGAGAGTTTTGGATCCTTTGTCATTGCCATTTTTTGGGTAATTGTTACCGATATTACGATGCCCGAATCGGCTAAGCGAGGATTCCCGATTATTGCATTATTTGGCCAGATGGGTAACATTGTCGGGCCATTTTTTTTAAATACCAGAATGCTGGGATTGGCGACCAGCGCGCCAATTGTTGGGTTTTGCTCCCTTTTAATGCTTTGCACTTTGCTCCTCCTTAAATATTTTATGAGTAGCACTCCCAAGAGCTTATTGCGGGGGTATCATGAAAATAGGGCGGATGTGGCACAGAATAAAGACGCAGGGTTTTTTGAGGGACTTCGGCTATTGTGTACCAAGCAGTATCTTTTAGGCATATTTTTTATTGTTGGTTTTTATGAATTGATTATTACGGTTATTGATAATCATTTTAAGCAGACGGTATGTGAAACATTTGCATCAGAGGGTATGCGGTCTGCCTATTTATCGAGTTATGCATATTCTGTTGGCATTGTGGCAACGATATGTATTCTTTTTGGTATTAATAATATTCAGCGTAAATTAGGTATGCAGATATCGCTTGTTTTGTTACCCGTGTTATTGGGAGCGGCGATCTTATGCACTGCATTATATCCGTCATCGTTAACTGTGGCATTTTATGTTATGGTATTAACAAAAGCGATAAATTATGCATTGAATCAACCGGCGTTAAAGCAGTTGTATATTCCCACTACTAAGGATGTGCGGTATCAGGCGCAAGGGTGGATTGATATGTTTGGTTCACGATGCGCTAAGGGTATAGCATCTATTTTTAATATTTTACGTGGCGGTAGATTATTAGGTGTGGAAAGTTTTTTGATGGGGGTTTGTGTGGCGTCATTTGGGTGCATAGTGCTCTGGTTGAGAGTAGCGGTGTTTGTATCTGAAAAATATGATGTCGCAATCAGTAAAGATGAGGTGGTTTGTTAG